A single Deinococcus betulae DNA region contains:
- the ispH gene encoding 4-hydroxy-3-methylbut-2-enyl diphosphate reductase — translation MVERLHLAKPRGFCAGVVMAIQAVEKAAQTEARPVTVYHSIVHNHTVVERLQAGYNVHFVEDLDGVDALPQGGETVVFSAHGISPAVRERARALGLATIDATCPLVTKVHTEAKKYAREGYTILLIGDSAQHQEVIGTRGEAPEHTILVGVLGKRGEGLHDPHTVEVPDPERLVVLTQTTLSVDDTRRTVDVLRGRFPALVVPPSEDLCYATKNRQDAVKAIAPQVDMFLVLTSTHSSNGMRLLELAAETCGRAERLETAADLAGLDFAGVRSVGITSAASTPDDLVQAVVAHFRALNPALEVIEEGEWENIEFREPKKMLPTQPLPRTMQ, via the coding sequence ATGGTTGAGCGGCTGCATCTGGCCAAACCCCGCGGCTTTTGCGCGGGCGTGGTCATGGCGATTCAGGCGGTGGAAAAGGCGGCCCAGACCGAGGCCCGGCCGGTGACGGTCTACCATTCCATCGTGCACAACCACACGGTCGTAGAGCGGCTTCAGGCCGGCTACAACGTGCATTTTGTCGAGGACCTGGACGGGGTGGACGCCCTACCCCAGGGCGGCGAAACGGTAGTGTTCAGCGCCCACGGCATCAGCCCGGCGGTGCGCGAGCGGGCGCGGGCGCTGGGGCTGGCCACCATTGACGCCACCTGTCCTCTGGTGACCAAGGTGCACACCGAGGCCAAGAAATACGCCCGTGAGGGGTACACCATCTTGCTGATCGGCGACAGCGCCCAGCATCAGGAAGTGATCGGCACGCGCGGCGAGGCCCCAGAGCACACCATTCTGGTGGGCGTGCTGGGCAAACGTGGCGAAGGCCTGCACGACCCCCACACCGTCGAGGTGCCCGACCCAGAGCGCCTGGTGGTGCTGACCCAGACGACCCTCAGCGTGGACGACACCCGCCGCACGGTCGACGTGCTGCGCGGGCGCTTTCCAGCGTTGGTGGTGCCCCCCAGCGAGGACCTGTGCTACGCCACCAAGAACCGCCAGGACGCGGTCAAGGCGATTGCCCCGCAGGTGGACATGTTTCTGGTGCTCACCAGCACCCATTCCAGCAACGGCATGCGCCTGCTGGAACTAGCCGCCGAGACCTGTGGCCGGGCCGAGCGCCTGGAAACAGCCGCCGACCTGGCCGGACTGGACTTTGCAGGTGTGCGCTCGGTGGGCATTACGAGCGCCGCCAGCACCCCCGACGACCTCGTGCAGGCGGTGGTAGCGCACTTCCGCGCACTCAACCCGGCGCTGGAAGTCATTGAAGAAGGTGAGTGGGAAAACATCGAATTCCGTGAGCCGAAGAAGATGCTGCCCACACAGCCGCTGCCGCGCACCATGCAGTGA
- a CDS encoding amidase family protein, whose translation MTPTIPDPILDLDAVTLAAATRRGDLTCAEVARLYLSRLNAHNPRLRAVIAVNPQAQADADALDRLPAGRRGALHGVPVLVKDNIDVAGLPTTAGSALMRGHMPATDAPLVARLRAAGAVILGKANLTEWANFMTLGMPNGYSSAGGQAVNPWGAGLDTGGSSAGSGVAVAARLCVAAIGTETSGSIVSPAHQNGVIGLKPTLGLIPRTGVVPISHSQDTAGPLTRSVRDAALLLSVMAGPDDRDEATRRLPVPDLALTEGALDGAAIGILRDEDSLSESETQALDRAVQTMRAAGATLHDLKFPTRTDLKAVGVGMEVLEYEFKGDLNAYLAGVTSGPRSLAEVIEAGGRDPETLLRYGQTLLHAAQATRGDGSEAAYRLARARDLTLTRTRGFDALFAQGLDLVVFPGIRGYHLAAKAGYPSLALPVPAQNGAQPGGILLVAPAGADAPLLAHAAHLNRLLGGVQFPAGV comes from the coding sequence GTGACCCCTACCATCCCTGACCCGATTCTGGACCTGGACGCCGTGACGCTGGCTGCTGCTACCCGCCGGGGTGACCTGACCTGCGCCGAGGTGGCGCGGCTGTACCTCTCCCGTCTGAATGCCCACAACCCACGCCTGCGTGCCGTGATTGCCGTAAACCCACAGGCCCAGGCCGACGCCGACGCCCTGGACCGTCTACCTGCCGGGCGGCGCGGCGCGCTGCATGGGGTGCCGGTGCTGGTCAAGGACAATATCGACGTGGCGGGCCTGCCCACCACGGCCGGCAGCGCCCTGATGCGCGGGCATATGCCGGCCACCGACGCCCCGCTGGTGGCCCGGCTGCGCGCGGCGGGCGCTGTGATTCTGGGCAAGGCCAACCTGACGGAGTGGGCCAATTTCATGACCCTGGGCATGCCCAACGGCTATTCCAGCGCCGGCGGGCAGGCCGTCAACCCTTGGGGCGCGGGCCTGGACACCGGCGGCAGCAGCGCCGGCAGCGGCGTGGCGGTGGCGGCCCGCCTGTGCGTGGCGGCGATTGGCACCGAAACCAGTGGCAGCATCGTCAGTCCGGCGCACCAGAACGGCGTCATCGGTCTGAAGCCCACCCTGGGGTTAATCCCGCGCACCGGCGTCGTGCCCATCAGCCACAGTCAGGACACGGCTGGCCCCCTCACGCGCAGTGTGCGCGACGCCGCGCTGCTGCTCTCCGTGATGGCCGGTCCCGACGACCGTGACGAGGCCACGCGCCGCCTGCCTGTGCCCGACCTGGCCCTGACCGAAGGCGCACTGGACGGCGCGGCCATCGGCATCCTGCGCGACGAGGACAGCCTCAGCGAGTCAGAAACGCAGGCGCTCGACAGGGCGGTGCAGACCATGCGCGCGGCGGGCGCCACCCTGCACGACCTGAAGTTCCCCACCCGCACCGACCTGAAGGCGGTGGGTGTGGGCATGGAGGTGCTGGAATACGAGTTCAAGGGCGACCTGAACGCCTACCTGGCGGGCGTGACCAGCGGGCCGCGCAGCCTGGCCGAGGTGATCGAGGCCGGGGGCCGCGACCCCGAAACGCTGCTGCGCTACGGCCAGACCCTGCTGCACGCCGCCCAGGCCACACGCGGCGACGGCAGCGAGGCCGCCTACCGCCTGGCGCGCGCACGCGACCTGACCCTGACCCGCACGCGCGGGTTTGACGCCCTGTTCGCGCAGGGCCTGGACCTGGTGGTTTTTCCCGGCATTCGCGGCTATCACCTGGCGGCAAAGGCGGGGTACCCCAGCCTGGCCCTGCCGGTGCCTGCCCAGAACGGCGCCCAGCCCGGCGGCATCCTGCTGGTGGCCCCTGCGGGCGCCGACGCGCCCCTGCTGGCCCACGCCGCGCACCTGAACCGCCTGCTGGGCGGCGTGCAGTTTCCGGCCGGGGTGTAA
- a CDS encoding septum site-determining protein MinC, producing the protein MKLRGTLGGLNLLLEPGDTGPAVTEALGVRADLLASHVTVEIQGDADPDALDAALQAIRAAGGTPGRVRAPRVSVPAPAQSDAPATPGPARTQIVPHTLRAGFRETYPGSVIVLGDVNPGAEILAGGDVIVVGALRGLAHAGTGGNGDAIVWARPIASAQIRIGDAVARAPEGSSLSNMRHRDDQPLAEIARLQDGVIQIDVQK; encoded by the coding sequence ATGAAATTGCGCGGCACTCTGGGCGGGCTCAACCTCTTGCTGGAACCCGGCGATACCGGCCCGGCGGTGACCGAGGCGCTGGGCGTGCGTGCCGACCTGCTGGCCAGCCACGTCACGGTCGAGATTCAGGGTGACGCCGACCCAGACGCCCTGGACGCCGCCCTGCAGGCCATTCGGGCGGCGGGCGGCACGCCGGGCCGGGTGCGCGCCCCGCGCGTGAGCGTGCCGGCTCCGGCCCAGAGTGACGCCCCCGCCACGCCAGGCCCAGCCCGCACCCAGATTGTGCCCCACACGCTGCGCGCCGGCTTCCGTGAGACGTATCCCGGCAGCGTGATTGTGCTGGGCGACGTGAATCCAGGCGCCGAAATTCTGGCAGGCGGCGACGTGATCGTGGTGGGCGCCCTGCGCGGCCTGGCCCACGCGGGCACCGGAGGCAACGGCGACGCCATCGTGTGGGCGCGGCCGATTGCCAGCGCCCAGATCCGCATTGGCGACGCCGTGGCCCGCGCGCCCGAGGGCAGCAGCCTGAGCAACATGCGCCACCGCGACGATCAGCCCCTGGCCGAGATTGCCCGCTTGCAAGACGGCGTTATTCAGATTGACGTGCAGAAATAG
- a CDS encoding S1C family serine protease, with amino-acid sequence MNRTLSLLALTGSLTVGALVGYDIRDRALNQGAPAVTSAQAPAPTATSGEMVTALATTPAAETRARTESEANTVQVVKARQDGLVYISVTESDTGSAQAQLRERLQQQLPFDFGLPDDDEGGQAQTGTGSGFFVTSSGDIITNNHVVEGASEITVRLHGSTKTYPAKVVARAPDFDLALIRAEGLPQGAAKAIPLGDSEGLDVGLKAIAMGAPFGLDFSVSEGIISSLERTVRVGTKGVEQSVIQTDAAINPGNSGGPLLNSAGQVIGVNTQILTGGIGQSAGVGFAIPVNTVKKLLPQLQAGKGGHDAVIQTPSLGIQFAPVASLTDEQREQAKLPEQGALVAQVYPGSPAAAAGLRGSTVTTGPNGQRTAANDGDVIVAVDGQPLTDAGDLPRTVINKQIGDTVTLTVQRAGQTREVKVKLAAFDLAAAQNRQP; translated from the coding sequence ATGAACCGCACCCTGTCCCTTCTGGCCCTGACTGGCAGTCTCACCGTGGGCGCTCTGGTGGGCTATGACATCCGTGACCGCGCGCTGAATCAGGGGGCGCCGGCCGTCACCTCAGCTCAGGCTCCCGCCCCTACAGCCACCTCTGGCGAGATGGTGACGGCGCTGGCCACCACGCCAGCGGCCGAGACCCGCGCCCGCACCGAATCCGAAGCGAACACCGTGCAAGTGGTCAAGGCGCGCCAGGACGGCCTGGTCTATATCAGCGTGACCGAGAGCGACACGGGCAGCGCCCAGGCCCAGCTGCGCGAGCGGCTTCAGCAGCAGCTGCCCTTTGACTTCGGCCTGCCCGACGACGACGAGGGGGGACAGGCCCAGACCGGCACTGGCAGCGGCTTTTTCGTCACGAGCAGCGGCGACATCATCACGAACAATCATGTCGTGGAGGGCGCCAGTGAGATCACGGTGCGCCTGCACGGCAGCACCAAGACCTACCCGGCCAAGGTGGTGGCCCGCGCCCCCGACTTTGACCTGGCCCTGATTCGTGCCGAGGGGCTGCCGCAGGGCGCCGCAAAAGCCATTCCGCTGGGTGACAGCGAAGGGCTGGATGTGGGCCTCAAGGCCATTGCGATGGGTGCGCCGTTTGGTCTGGATTTCAGCGTCTCTGAGGGCATTATCAGCAGCCTGGAACGCACGGTGCGGGTGGGCACGAAAGGCGTCGAGCAGTCGGTGATTCAGACCGACGCCGCCATCAACCCCGGCAACAGCGGCGGCCCGCTGCTCAACAGTGCCGGGCAGGTGATCGGCGTGAACACCCAGATTCTGACAGGTGGGATCGGCCAGAGTGCGGGGGTGGGCTTCGCCATTCCGGTGAATACGGTCAAGAAGCTGCTGCCCCAGTTGCAGGCCGGGAAGGGCGGCCACGACGCCGTGATTCAGACGCCCAGTCTGGGCATTCAGTTTGCCCCCGTGGCTTCCCTGACCGATGAGCAGCGCGAGCAGGCCAAGCTGCCCGAGCAGGGGGCGCTGGTGGCGCAGGTGTACCCTGGCAGCCCAGCAGCGGCGGCGGGTCTGCGCGGCAGCACCGTGACCACTGGGCCAAACGGCCAGCGCACCGCCGCCAACGACGGCGACGTGATTGTCGCCGTGGACGGCCAGCCTCTGACCGACGCGGGCGACCTGCCGCGCACGGTTATCAACAAGCAGATTGGCGACACCGTGACGCTGACGGTGCAGCGTGCAGGCCAGACGCGCGAGGTGAAGGTGAAGCTGGCCGCCTTTGACCTGGCGGCCGCCCAGAACCGGCAGCCTTAA
- a CDS encoding prephenate dehydratase, with product MTAAPAPTAFQGNPGSYGEIAALHAVPGAAETRGYPTFHEVARAVESGEAACGVLPVENSLMGAIHQSIDLLSETDLHVVGEVVVRVSHCLMALPGVALEEIRRVASQQPALDQCTQLIRQYGWQPVAAHDTAGSARNLASSGERDLAAIASARAAELYGLNILARQIEDEPFNYTRFMVLSRQEPAPSDAPHKTSLVFAVRHTPGFLVETLNELRGLNLSRIESRPRRDRAWSYLMYVDIEGSAHDPQVAQALAGVLRKASYAKIIGSYPAAQGTVE from the coding sequence ATGACTGCCGCGCCCGCTCCCACCGCCTTTCAGGGCAACCCCGGTTCTTACGGCGAGATTGCCGCGCTGCATGCCGTCCCCGGCGCTGCCGAGACGCGCGGTTACCCCACCTTTCATGAGGTGGCGCGCGCCGTGGAAAGCGGCGAGGCCGCCTGCGGCGTGCTGCCTGTGGAAAACAGCCTGATGGGCGCCATCCACCAGAGCATTGACCTGCTCAGTGAAACCGACCTGCATGTGGTCGGCGAGGTGGTCGTGCGCGTGTCGCACTGCCTGATGGCGCTGCCCGGCGTGGCCCTGGAGGAGATTCGCCGGGTGGCCAGTCAGCAGCCCGCCCTGGACCAGTGCACCCAGCTGATTCGGCAGTACGGCTGGCAACCTGTGGCAGCCCACGACACTGCCGGCAGCGCCCGGAATCTGGCCAGCAGCGGCGAGCGCGACCTGGCCGCCATCGCCAGTGCGCGGGCGGCCGAGCTGTACGGCCTGAATATTCTGGCCCGCCAAATCGAGGACGAGCCCTTTAACTACACCCGTTTCATGGTGCTGTCGCGTCAGGAACCCGCGCCCAGCGACGCGCCCCACAAGACCAGCCTGGTCTTCGCTGTGCGCCACACGCCCGGCTTTCTGGTCGAGACCCTGAATGAACTGCGCGGCCTGAACCTGTCGCGCATCGAGAGCCGCCCGCGCCGCGACCGCGCCTGGAGCTACCTGATGTACGTGGATATTGAGGGCAGCGCCCACGACCCGCAGGTGGCGCAGGCGCTGGCCGGGGTGCTGCGTAAGGCCAGTTACGCCAAAATTATCGGCTCGTACCCGGCCGCACAGGGCACGGTGGAGTGA
- a CDS encoding DUF1294 domain-containing protein: protein MQDALGFAFRLFVVWQVVWGLVAFVAMWRDKRLAQERRTRIPEAQLHRLEAWGGWLGSGLAQVTLRHKTRKKVYQRVFRRSASLWLIAWLVLGILQVL, encoded by the coding sequence GTGCAGGACGCCTTGGGCTTCGCCTTCCGCCTGTTCGTGGTGTGGCAGGTGGTGTGGGGCCTGGTGGCTTTTGTGGCCATGTGGCGTGATAAGCGGCTGGCCCAGGAACGCCGAACCAGAATCCCAGAAGCGCAGCTGCACCGCCTGGAAGCCTGGGGCGGCTGGCTGGGGTCAGGCCTGGCGCAGGTGACGCTGCGGCACAAAACGCGCAAGAAGGTCTACCAGCGCGTTTTTCGTCGTTCCGCCAGCCTCTGGCTGATCGCCTGGCTTGTCCTGGGCATCCTTCAGGTTCTCTAG
- a CDS encoding SDR family NAD(P)-dependent oxidoreductase — protein MPRLSRLLLSPPACRDPAALRNVAAGRTVLVTGASSGIGAAAARQLGQAGATTLMLARRPDRLEAVAAQIRAAGGQAQVYPADLGDPAQVEAVARAILADHPQLDAVVSNAGRSVRRRAQDGAPKADLPRLLGVNFSGPAALLLALRPALARGSVLINVSSVSARHIGAPRWGAYQGSKAGFDLWLQAAAAEWPGVHVASVYLPLVRTPMSAPTRLYRCLPALSDDEAAQAVLFPLVRPVVRVAPWWLRGAELASLLAPAALGRGLRALERLERRWETRP, from the coding sequence ATGCCGCGCCTGTCTCGCCTTCTGCTCTCGCCCCCCGCCTGCCGCGACCCGGCAGCGCTGCGGAACGTGGCCGCCGGGCGCACTGTGCTGGTGACGGGTGCCTCGTCGGGGATTGGCGCAGCGGCGGCGCGGCAGCTGGGGCAAGCCGGCGCCACCACGCTGATGCTGGCCCGGCGCCCGGACAGGCTGGAGGCCGTGGCGGCGCAGATTCGGGCCGCTGGTGGACAGGCGCAGGTCTACCCCGCCGACCTGGGCGACCCCGCGCAAGTGGAAGCCGTGGCCCGCGCCATCCTGGCCGACCACCCCCAGCTAGACGCAGTGGTCAGCAACGCGGGGCGCTCGGTACGGCGGCGGGCCCAGGACGGCGCGCCAAAAGCAGACCTGCCCCGGCTGTTGGGGGTCAATTTCAGCGGCCCAGCGGCGCTGCTGCTGGCGCTGCGCCCGGCGCTGGCCAGGGGCAGCGTGCTCATCAATGTCTCCAGCGTGTCGGCGCGGCATATAGGGGCGCCGCGCTGGGGGGCATATCAGGGGAGCAAGGCGGGCTTTGACCTGTGGCTTCAGGCCGCCGCTGCCGAGTGGCCGGGCGTGCATGTGGCCAGCGTCTACCTCCCTCTTGTGCGCACCCCCATGAGCGCCCCGACGCGCCTGTACCGCTGCCTGCCGGCCCTGAGCGACGACGAGGCGGCCCAGGCCGTGCTCTTTCCCCTGGTGCGCCCGGTGGTGCGGGTGGCCCCGTGGTGGCTGCGCGGCGCCGAACTGGCCAGCCTGCTGGCACCAGCTGCATTGGGACGCGGTTTGCGCGCCCTAGAACGGCTCGAACGCCGCTGGGAGACCCGGCCGTGA
- a CDS encoding S1 RNA-binding domain-containing protein produces the protein MVQLDSGAVAEGRVTRVTDFGAFIQFENGETGLVHISQIAHSFVRNIHDHVREGENVEVKVLGRDERGRLDLSIKELLEEPEEVPRPRAIGRQSPQFEAKLRSFMRDAKERTTGGGGKKPATKRKK, from the coding sequence TTGGTGCAGCTTGATTCCGGCGCGGTCGCGGAGGGCCGCGTCACGCGCGTGACGGATTTCGGCGCGTTTATCCAGTTCGAGAACGGTGAGACGGGCCTGGTCCATATCTCACAAATCGCGCACTCCTTTGTGCGGAACATCCACGATCACGTCCGCGAGGGCGAGAACGTGGAAGTTAAGGTGCTGGGCCGCGACGAGCGTGGCCGCCTGGACCTGTCCATCAAGGAGCTGCTGGAAGAACCCGAGGAGGTGCCCCGCCCCCGCGCCATCGGCCGGCAAAGCCCTCAGTTCGAGGCCAAGCTGCGCTCCTTTATGCGCGACGCCAAAGAGCGCACCACGGGTGGCGGCGGCAAGAAACCTGCCACCAAGCGCAAGAAGTAA
- a CDS encoding [LysW]-aminoadipate kinase — MIVVKVGGSAGIDYDAVCADLAGRWRAGERLILVHGGSGETNRVAEALGHPPRFVISPSGYTSRFTDRQTLEIFEMVYCGKMNKGIVERLQRLGVNAVGLSGLDGRIFEGRHKDSVRAVENGKVKVLRGDHTGTVERVNTGLLDLLLGAGYLPVLTPPASSYDGVAINVDGDRAAAALAVALKADALLLLSNVPGLLRAYPDESSLIRQIPANDVEQYLDFAQDRMKKKVLGAAEAVQGGVRRVIFGDARAGQPITAALNGAGTVVS, encoded by the coding sequence ATGATTGTGGTGAAAGTCGGCGGAAGCGCCGGAATTGATTACGACGCCGTGTGTGCCGACCTGGCCGGACGCTGGCGAGCAGGCGAGCGCCTGATTCTGGTTCATGGCGGCAGCGGCGAGACCAACCGGGTGGCCGAGGCGCTGGGGCACCCGCCCCGGTTTGTGATCAGTCCCAGCGGCTACACCAGCCGCTTCACCGACCGCCAGACGCTGGAAATCTTTGAGATGGTGTACTGCGGCAAGATGAATAAGGGCATCGTGGAGCGCCTGCAGCGCCTGGGCGTGAACGCGGTGGGCCTGTCGGGGCTGGACGGCCGCATCTTTGAAGGCCGGCACAAAGACAGCGTGCGGGCCGTGGAAAATGGCAAGGTGAAGGTGCTGCGCGGCGACCACACCGGCACCGTGGAGCGGGTGAACACGGGCCTCTTGGACTTGCTGCTGGGCGCGGGATACCTGCCGGTGCTGACGCCGCCCGCCAGCTCCTACGACGGCGTGGCCATCAACGTGGACGGCGACCGCGCCGCCGCCGCCCTGGCCGTGGCCCTGAAAGCCGACGCCCTGCTGCTGCTCTCTAATGTTCCGGGGCTGCTGCGCGCCTACCCCGACGAGAGCAGCCTGATTCGCCAGATTCCAGCGAATGACGTGGAACAGTACCTGGACTTTGCGCAGGACCGCATGAAAAAGAAGGTGCTGGGGGCCGCTGAGGCCGTGCAGGGTGGGGTCCGCCGCGTCATCTTCGGGGATGCCCGCGCGGGCCAGCCCATCACCGCCGCCCTGAACGGCGCGGGCACGGTGGTGTCCTAG
- a CDS encoding phospholipase D-like domain-containing protein: MSLAVLWVVAGAGAAPLPLWLGPARPPVAINWPADACAEPTDPLERAVWAVVRAQGGSDVSCGNAFIGYLRTPQSLDTPQDAFAGLAEQIEAARSEVLLTNMQWDSGPGTPGWTVAQAVARLYAWVRANPAAYPHGMTVRLLLGNYPQLSRPDGTDQILALMQDLRTAGVPLSDPQIGWALTLLRFASFPHSHVKLQVIDGQDLTVAGFNLTNWHLPVGAPGGWGLHDLGLHLRGPVAQAGVAAFDDLQRHSLALVCPDNVTPAEVRRRCTLGPAPAPSHPAPATEPTRTGDARAFVLYRRPGGENLADEAHLALLGAAQTSLDLMQSDFGTDLACWYAYLHPEGCVTEALPVYFWAVLNALDRGVQVRLLVVDYGVGAAANRSGVALLRREMARRSVPADRLQARYSTFPMHTKAMTVDGSMTLVGSMNFHFSAWGTLGLAEAALATSDPAAVAGQQASFEQAWLTGSRPIPPERWQAPGTTF; the protein is encoded by the coding sequence GTGTCTCTGGCAGTGCTGTGGGTGGTGGCCGGGGCGGGAGCGGCGCCGCTCCCCCTGTGGCTGGGTCCGGCCCGGCCGCCCGTGGCCATCAACTGGCCCGCAGACGCCTGTGCCGAGCCCACAGACCCCCTGGAACGGGCTGTGTGGGCGGTGGTGCGCGCGCAGGGCGGCAGTGACGTGTCCTGCGGCAACGCCTTCATCGGCTATCTCCGCACGCCGCAAAGTCTGGACACCCCCCAGGACGCTTTTGCTGGCCTGGCCGAGCAGATCGAGGCCGCCCGCTCAGAGGTGCTGCTGACCAACATGCAGTGGGACAGCGGCCCAGGAACGCCCGGCTGGACGGTGGCGCAGGCGGTGGCCCGGCTTTACGCGTGGGTGAGGGCCAACCCGGCGGCGTACCCGCACGGCATGACAGTTCGCCTGCTCCTGGGCAATTACCCCCAACTGTCGCGCCCGGACGGCACCGATCAGATTCTGGCCCTGATGCAAGATCTCAGGACGGCGGGCGTGCCCCTCAGCGACCCGCAGATCGGCTGGGCACTCACTCTGCTGCGCTTTGCCTCTTTTCCCCACAGCCACGTCAAGTTGCAGGTGATCGACGGCCAGGACCTGACCGTGGCCGGCTTTAACCTGACGAACTGGCATCTGCCGGTGGGCGCTCCCGGCGGCTGGGGCCTGCACGACCTGGGGCTGCACCTGCGCGGGCCTGTGGCGCAGGCGGGTGTGGCGGCCTTCGACGATCTTCAGCGGCACAGCCTGGCGCTCGTGTGCCCTGACAACGTAACCCCCGCCGAGGTCCGGCGGCGCTGCACGCTTGGCCCCGCCCCAGCGCCCAGCCACCCTGCCCCGGCAACCGAGCCGACACGGACCGGGGACGCCCGCGCCTTCGTGCTCTACCGCCGCCCCGGCGGAGAAAACCTGGCCGACGAGGCCCACCTGGCCCTGCTGGGGGCCGCTCAGACCAGCCTCGACCTGATGCAGTCGGATTTTGGCACCGACCTCGCCTGCTGGTACGCCTACCTGCACCCCGAAGGCTGCGTGACGGAGGCCTTGCCCGTGTATTTCTGGGCGGTGCTGAACGCGCTGGACCGTGGCGTGCAGGTGCGGCTCTTGGTCGTGGATTACGGCGTGGGCGCCGCCGCTAACCGCTCCGGGGTGGCGCTGCTGCGCCGGGAAATGGCCCGGCGCAGCGTTCCGGCAGACCGGCTCCAGGCGCGCTACTCCACCTTTCCCATGCACACCAAGGCCATGACCGTGGACGGCAGCATGACCCTAGTGGGCAGCATGAACTTTCATTTCAGCGCCTGGGGCACGCTGGGCCTGGCCGAGGCCGCGCTGGCGACGAGCGACCCGGCGGCGGTGGCTGGGCAGCAGGCCAGTTTCGAGCAGGCGTGGCTCACCGGCAGCCGGCCCATTCCCCCCGAGCGCTGGCAGGCGCCGGGCACCACCTTCTGA